One genomic region from Arthrobacter sp. FB24 encodes:
- the mobA gene encoding molybdenum cofactor guanylyltransferase: MEFDALILAGGRSSRLGGVPKSQLMYDGATLLSRSLSAAAGAGAAVVVGPDPGELPAGVLSCREEPAFSGPAAAIAAGLAALERARGPLRAAMTLILACDMPKADQAVAALRAALTDHGPDPTGPDGVMSISPDGCKQPLAGLYGTAALQRSVDEMDRSGGLAGASVFALLARLDVRTVTVPAGATDDVDTWDDATALGVSRQGS; the protein is encoded by the coding sequence GTGGAGTTTGATGCCTTAATCCTGGCGGGCGGCCGGTCATCGCGGCTGGGTGGCGTGCCCAAGTCCCAGCTGATGTACGACGGCGCCACCCTCCTGTCGCGGTCGCTTTCGGCGGCTGCCGGAGCTGGCGCCGCCGTGGTCGTCGGCCCGGATCCCGGCGAACTGCCTGCCGGTGTCCTGTCCTGCCGCGAGGAGCCTGCCTTTTCGGGACCTGCCGCGGCTATTGCTGCGGGTCTGGCGGCACTGGAACGGGCGCGCGGTCCGCTCCGGGCCGCGATGACGCTGATTCTGGCCTGCGACATGCCCAAGGCGGATCAGGCGGTTGCCGCCCTTAGGGCCGCCCTTACGGACCATGGCCCGGACCCCACGGGGCCGGATGGTGTCATGTCCATTTCCCCTGACGGCTGCAAACAACCCCTCGCAGGCCTTTATGGCACAGCCGCGCTACAACGTTCCGTAGACGAAATGGACAGGAGCGGGGGGCTTGCAGGAGCTTCAGTGTTCGCCCTCCTTGCTAGGCTTGACGTGCGGACTGTTACCGTCCCCGCCGGTGCCACGGATGACGTGGATACTTGGGACGATGCCACCGCGCTAGGGGTGTCCCGCCAAGGGTCTTGA
- a CDS encoding DUF6457 domain-containing protein has protein sequence MKSQDETLEDWCRALLQAFELEDVEVDVNEVLALAGVAAHSVVRPAAPLTTFIAGFAAGMATGSGQAPDAVSMQAALGVARALAMDYAAVEPAVPGQPAVSGSEPVRTDQASGPSTNSGTTGA, from the coding sequence GTGAAAAGCCAGGACGAAACGCTGGAGGACTGGTGCCGGGCGCTGCTGCAAGCCTTCGAGTTGGAGGACGTCGAGGTTGATGTCAATGAAGTACTCGCGCTGGCCGGTGTGGCTGCGCACTCCGTCGTGCGGCCGGCGGCGCCGTTGACGACCTTCATCGCCGGCTTCGCGGCGGGAATGGCGACAGGTTCCGGGCAGGCCCCTGATGCGGTCTCCATGCAGGCCGCCCTGGGCGTGGCGCGGGCGCTTGCCATGGACTATGCCGCAGTGGAGCCGGCTGTGCCCGGGCAGCCTGCCGTGTCAGGTTCTGAGCCGGTTCGGACCGATCAGGCCTCCGGACCGTCCACCAACAGCGGGACCACCGGCGCATGA
- a CDS encoding HNH endonuclease, with protein sequence MRTLVLNAGYEPLAVVTFRRALVLVLTGKASVVAEGDDPVVGPQEILGRPSVILLNRYIRPRYNTTTAVSRRGVLRRDAHRCAYCGKAAHTIDHVHPKSRGGADSWENLVAACLRCNNVKGDHTPAEMGWKLRFVPAPPHGTIWQIKELEKPTPAWDPFLLPESAA encoded by the coding sequence ATGCGCACTCTCGTTCTTAATGCTGGATATGAACCGCTGGCGGTTGTAACCTTCCGCCGGGCGCTGGTTCTTGTGCTGACCGGAAAAGCTAGCGTAGTGGCCGAGGGCGACGATCCTGTCGTCGGGCCGCAGGAGATTCTGGGCCGCCCGTCCGTGATTCTCCTGAACCGTTACATCCGGCCGCGGTACAACACAACCACCGCGGTGAGCCGCCGGGGCGTCCTGCGCCGTGACGCCCACCGCTGCGCCTACTGCGGTAAGGCAGCACACACCATTGACCACGTCCACCCGAAATCGAGGGGCGGTGCGGACTCCTGGGAAAATCTTGTGGCCGCCTGCCTTCGGTGCAATAACGTGAAGGGCGACCACACGCCGGCCGAGATGGGCTGGAAGCTCAGGTTCGTGCCCGCGCCTCCGCACGGCACCATCTGGCAGATCAAGGAGCTGGAAAAGCCCACCCCCGCTTGGGACCCTTTCCTTCTGCCAGAATCCGCCGCCTGA
- a CDS encoding C40 family peptidase, whose translation MPANAADTNLGVSASTESGSQSAQLTVTAEPTATVFFERPAVTTKAAPKVETVRAQSTGTDASETSTEAAGEAKASKLADAASSAAASGLAAIAYTGIGSPYVWGGTTPSGWDCSGFTQWVYAQAGISIPRTNAWTAMTPTATPAPGDLVMQNGGAHVGIYVGNGMMISALNPSQGTLLHAVSATGTSAFYTLR comes from the coding sequence ATGCCGGCAAACGCCGCCGATACCAACCTGGGCGTTTCCGCTTCGACGGAGTCCGGCTCACAGTCGGCCCAGCTGACCGTAACTGCAGAACCGACAGCGACTGTTTTCTTCGAGCGTCCGGCAGTGACCACGAAGGCAGCGCCCAAGGTTGAAACCGTTCGGGCACAGTCCACCGGTACGGACGCCAGCGAGACCTCCACTGAGGCTGCCGGAGAGGCCAAGGCAAGCAAGCTTGCTGACGCCGCATCTTCCGCAGCAGCATCGGGCCTCGCTGCTATCGCTTACACCGGTATCGGCAGCCCGTACGTCTGGGGCGGCACCACTCCCAGCGGTTGGGACTGCTCAGGCTTCACCCAGTGGGTTTACGCGCAGGCCGGCATCAGCATCCCCCGCACCAACGCATGGACAGCCATGACGCCTACCGCCACACCGGCGCCGGGCGATCTTGTCATGCAAAACGGCGGCGCCCACGTTGGCATCTACGTCGGCAACGGCATGATGATCAGCGCGCTCAACCCCTCGCAGGGCACTCTCCTGCACGCTGTGTCCGCCACGGGCACTTCTGCGTTCTACACGCTTCGCTAA
- a CDS encoding metal-dependent transcriptional regulator, whose translation MTDLIDTTEMYLRTILELEEENIVALRARIAERLRHSGPTVSQTIGRMERDGLVVVSGDRHLELTETGRKRATEVMRKHRLAERLLADVIGLDWAYVHDEACRWEHVMSERVERRIFELLDHPTVSPYGNPIPGLAALGGQPAPAFTDGVVNLLDAMAGYGVDSRVTVSRLAEPIQVEPELLVQLDEGGIRPGASLSLERVGEYISVRVPEIEGALELPPEVAAHVFVTVR comes from the coding sequence ATGACGGATCTGATCGACACCACGGAGATGTATCTTCGGACAATCTTGGAGCTTGAGGAAGAGAACATCGTTGCTCTCCGTGCGCGGATTGCCGAACGGCTCCGCCACTCCGGACCCACCGTTTCGCAGACCATTGGCCGGATGGAACGCGACGGACTGGTGGTTGTTTCGGGCGACCGGCACCTTGAGCTCACCGAAACGGGCCGGAAACGGGCTACCGAAGTCATGCGCAAGCACCGCCTTGCGGAGCGGCTCCTCGCCGACGTCATCGGCCTCGACTGGGCGTATGTCCATGACGAAGCGTGCCGCTGGGAACACGTCATGAGCGAGCGGGTTGAGCGCCGCATTTTCGAGCTTCTGGACCACCCCACGGTTTCCCCATACGGCAACCCCATTCCCGGCCTGGCGGCACTCGGCGGCCAGCCCGCTCCGGCGTTTACCGACGGCGTGGTGAACCTGCTTGACGCCATGGCCGGATACGGGGTCGACTCACGCGTTACCGTGAGCCGCCTGGCCGAGCCCATCCAGGTTGAGCCGGAGCTGCTGGTGCAGCTTGATGAAGGCGGCATCCGTCCGGGGGCATCCCTGTCTTTGGAGCGCGTGGGGGAGTACATCTCGGTGCGCGTACCCGAGATCGAAGGTGCACTGGAGCTGCCGCCCGAAGTGGCAGCCCACGTATTTGTTACGGTCCGCTAA
- a CDS encoding M23 family metallopeptidase, with product MTTQTVRGRRRATGPASEYPVAEAVMTVRPRDAHRDARRRRSLFSQVTDFASASGVGQKAGIALAATGLVLTVTVPSTSPMVATSDTANTAAASVAAQPEVSAAASAKIDFNRTTVATKGDPDGKLKQLLSAQSAGTITRAASTGSLGAPLEQMVTASPFGFRVSPITGGAGEFHRGQDYAAQCGTSVFAAASGTVTFSGWHPYGGGNRVVIDHGNGLETTYNHLSSSSVQVGQKVNRGDVVALSGTTGASTGCHLHFEVMVNGEVVDPLGWL from the coding sequence TTGACCACGCAGACCGTCAGGGGCCGCCGCAGGGCGACCGGTCCCGCTTCGGAGTACCCCGTGGCCGAAGCCGTAATGACGGTCAGGCCGCGCGACGCACACCGTGATGCGCGCCGGCGCCGGAGCCTGTTCAGCCAGGTGACGGACTTCGCCTCGGCGAGCGGCGTGGGTCAGAAGGCAGGCATTGCGCTAGCCGCCACCGGACTGGTCCTCACCGTGACCGTCCCGTCAACCAGCCCCATGGTCGCCACGTCAGACACGGCGAATACCGCCGCCGCATCAGTCGCGGCCCAGCCGGAGGTCTCCGCGGCCGCCAGCGCCAAGATCGATTTCAACCGGACCACCGTAGCCACCAAGGGGGATCCGGACGGCAAGCTCAAGCAGTTGCTGAGCGCGCAGTCAGCCGGAACCATCACCCGCGCGGCATCCACCGGCAGCCTGGGCGCGCCGCTGGAACAGATGGTCACCGCATCACCTTTCGGCTTCCGGGTCAGCCCGATCACGGGCGGAGCCGGCGAGTTCCACCGCGGCCAGGACTACGCGGCCCAGTGCGGCACGAGCGTTTTTGCTGCCGCCAGCGGAACCGTGACCTTCTCCGGCTGGCACCCCTACGGCGGTGGAAACCGTGTGGTGATTGACCACGGCAACGGCCTGGAAACCACGTACAACCACCTCTCGTCGTCCAGTGTCCAGGTCGGCCAGAAGGTCAACCGCGGCGATGTGGTGGCGCTCAGCGGGACCACCGGCGCCTCCACCGGCTGCCACCTCCATTTCGAAGTGATGGTCAACGGCGAAGTCGTCGACCCGCTCGGCTGGCTCTGA
- a CDS encoding molybdopterin molybdotransferase MoeA: MTAAPPDGGDAASDVPDHGESSGRTAPGAAEAGAGTGAPEADTGSHDAGHTHLAHTWQEARQRSFDCATPIPPGPVPLRSALGRTLAADITALQDMPHYASSAMDGWAVNGTGPWILAEPGQRLAPHQASPIVTGGLIPPGAKAVLRSESGMITTDDEGLPILALGGAARPGEPKNGQHIRKAGEEAAAGDVLVKSGAVLNPAHLALAALAGHDSLRVQGKPVVRILLTGSEVVTAGLPAPGKVRDTFGPQLGAVVEMLGGICAGQKKIGDGYDEWLAALEDDGPESAGPAEKTVPDDGSVLLPEEPVAEEAPADVVITTGGTGRSGTDHLRRAVAELGGRLLIDGIAMRPGHPAVLAELPDGRFILGLPGNPLAAMMALCTVGAPLLAALGHGTLPPVHEVPCGAMIEADPGRTRLMPFRLLYGMASPARHAGPGMMRGLAAADGVLVVPPHGVQLGEAVPAFALPWGAPIQAAEPAAAKAKAAPRKAPRKPSASDGPVDWSALLG, from the coding sequence ATGACGGCTGCGCCGCCGGACGGCGGTGACGCCGCCAGCGACGTTCCTGACCACGGGGAATCCTCCGGCCGCACCGCACCCGGCGCGGCTGAAGCCGGTGCCGGCACCGGTGCGCCCGAGGCCGACACAGGATCCCACGATGCCGGGCACACCCATTTGGCGCACACCTGGCAGGAAGCCCGGCAGAGGTCATTCGATTGCGCCACACCCATTCCGCCGGGACCGGTGCCGCTCAGGAGTGCGCTGGGCCGGACGCTCGCTGCCGATATTACGGCGCTCCAGGATATGCCCCACTACGCTTCATCCGCCATGGACGGCTGGGCAGTGAACGGGACGGGGCCCTGGATTTTGGCCGAACCCGGCCAGAGGCTTGCGCCGCACCAGGCCAGTCCCATCGTCACCGGCGGCCTCATACCACCAGGGGCCAAGGCTGTGCTCCGCAGCGAAAGCGGCATGATCACGACGGACGACGAGGGGCTCCCCATCCTTGCCCTTGGTGGCGCAGCAAGGCCCGGTGAACCGAAGAACGGCCAGCACATCCGGAAGGCAGGCGAGGAAGCGGCCGCCGGTGACGTCCTGGTCAAAAGCGGGGCAGTCCTCAACCCGGCCCACCTGGCCCTCGCGGCACTGGCCGGCCACGACTCCCTCCGGGTGCAGGGGAAACCTGTGGTCAGGATCCTGCTGACAGGCTCCGAGGTGGTTACCGCGGGCCTGCCTGCTCCGGGCAAGGTGCGCGACACCTTCGGCCCGCAGCTTGGGGCTGTGGTCGAGATGCTCGGTGGGATCTGCGCCGGGCAAAAGAAAATAGGCGACGGCTACGACGAATGGCTGGCTGCCCTGGAAGACGACGGACCGGAATCGGCCGGTCCGGCGGAGAAGACCGTGCCGGATGACGGCTCCGTGCTGTTGCCGGAAGAGCCGGTAGCGGAAGAAGCGCCTGCCGACGTCGTCATCACCACCGGCGGAACCGGCCGGTCCGGGACTGATCACCTCCGCCGTGCAGTCGCGGAACTGGGCGGCCGCCTGCTGATCGACGGCATCGCCATGCGCCCGGGACACCCGGCCGTCCTCGCCGAGCTGCCGGACGGCCGCTTCATCCTTGGCCTGCCGGGCAATCCCCTTGCCGCGATGATGGCCCTCTGCACGGTGGGCGCGCCCCTGCTCGCCGCCCTTGGCCACGGAACCCTCCCTCCGGTCCATGAGGTGCCCTGCGGCGCGATGATCGAGGCTGATCCGGGGCGGACCCGGCTGATGCCCTTCAGGCTGCTGTACGGGATGGCGTCCCCTGCCCGGCACGCGGGGCCCGGCATGATGCGCGGTCTTGCTGCTGCCGACGGCGTCCTTGTTGTTCCGCCGCACGGCGTCCAGCTGGGCGAAGCGGTGCCCGCCTTCGCCTTGCCCTGGGGCGCTCCGATCCAGGCTGCGGAACCCGCCGCCGCGAAGGCCAAAGCCGCTCCCCGCAAGGCCCCGCGAAAGCCCTCAGCCTCGGACGGGCCGGTGGACTGGAGTGCGCTGCTCGGCTAA
- a CDS encoding NlpC/P60 family protein, translated as MTTRAIARHRAEVTKTNSLAVIAKAVGDNAGGMGRQAAVIAAASGLVLTSGIAANAADTNVQREATSASTLEVQSSAPANISAASSIAISFEKPAVSTSPAPVVEAPKPVVEVQEAAPAAAPAAVAETVSAPAAPAAPAAPAAASGNGASIAAAAYAQLGVAQDCTALATNALAAVGINYHGWPAGYLSLGRTVSAAEAQPGDLAYYENGGMGMAHIAVYVGNGQAVHGGWNGGTTSLFSVNVGSGPVFIRVGG; from the coding sequence ATGACTACACGTGCCATCGCACGGCATCGCGCCGAGGTTACTAAGACCAACTCGCTTGCTGTCATTGCCAAGGCCGTCGGCGACAACGCCGGTGGCATGGGCCGTCAGGCTGCGGTTATCGCTGCTGCCTCCGGTCTGGTCCTGACGAGCGGTATCGCAGCCAACGCTGCCGACACCAATGTTCAGCGCGAAGCAACCTCTGCTTCCACCCTGGAAGTCCAGTCTTCCGCTCCGGCCAACATCTCGGCTGCATCCAGCATCGCCATCTCCTTCGAGAAGCCGGCTGTTTCCACCTCCCCGGCTCCGGTCGTTGAGGCTCCGAAGCCGGTTGTTGAGGTCCAGGAAGCTGCTCCCGCGGCCGCTCCGGCTGCCGTTGCAGAGACCGTATCCGCCCCGGCAGCGCCGGCGGCCCCGGCGGCCCCCGCTGCTGCCAGCGGAAACGGCGCCTCGATCGCAGCTGCGGCTTACGCCCAGCTCGGTGTTGCCCAGGACTGCACGGCCCTCGCCACCAACGCGCTTGCAGCCGTAGGCATCAACTACCACGGCTGGCCGGCCGGTTACCTTTCCCTGGGCCGCACCGTGAGTGCAGCCGAGGCACAGCCGGGCGACCTCGCATACTACGAGAACGGCGGCATGGGCATGGCCCACATCGCTGTATACGTCGGCAACGGCCAGGCCGTGCACGGTGGCTGGAACGGTGGAACCACCTCCCTGTTCAGCGTCAACGTCGGCTCCGGCCCGGTCTTCATCCGCGTTGGCGGCTAA
- the fdhD gene encoding formate dehydrogenase accessory sulfurtransferase FdhD codes for MARMTQRRKIHRFVLDGSAQSLAFPVRHREDVLAVEEPLEIRLGSLPFTVTMRTPGDDFDLVAGFLVSEGIIWNAEQLISLRFCAGEDEDGVQTFNVVEAQLRPDVVLPERGRNIFTSSSCGICGTDSIDAVRKSSHFSPAADPLTVPVETLSGLPDKLRAAQAVFDATGGVHAAGLFRITDDGGAELLCLREDVGRHNAVDKVVGWALRERLLPLAGTVLQVSGRASFELVQKAALAGIPVLAAVSAPSSLAVELAAASGMTLAGFSRGSTLNVYAGDHRVTAPAPVPS; via the coding sequence GTGGCCCGCATGACGCAACGCCGCAAGATCCACAGGTTCGTCCTGGACGGCTCAGCCCAGTCCCTCGCATTCCCCGTGCGGCACCGGGAAGATGTCCTGGCCGTGGAGGAGCCGCTGGAAATCAGGCTCGGCTCGCTCCCGTTCACCGTCACCATGCGAACGCCCGGCGACGATTTTGACCTCGTGGCCGGGTTCCTGGTGTCCGAGGGCATCATCTGGAACGCCGAGCAACTCATCTCCCTGCGGTTCTGCGCGGGCGAGGATGAGGACGGAGTGCAGACCTTCAACGTCGTGGAAGCGCAGCTCAGGCCGGACGTCGTCCTGCCTGAGCGGGGACGCAACATCTTCACGTCAAGCTCGTGCGGCATCTGCGGCACCGATTCCATCGACGCCGTCCGTAAGTCGTCGCATTTCAGCCCGGCGGCGGATCCGCTGACCGTGCCCGTGGAGACGCTGTCCGGACTCCCGGACAAGCTCCGTGCGGCGCAGGCCGTCTTCGACGCCACTGGAGGTGTCCACGCAGCCGGCCTTTTCCGGATCACCGACGACGGCGGTGCGGAGCTGCTGTGCCTGCGCGAGGACGTGGGACGCCACAACGCCGTGGACAAGGTGGTGGGCTGGGCCCTGCGCGAACGGCTGCTGCCGCTGGCGGGGACGGTTTTGCAGGTCTCCGGCCGGGCATCCTTCGAACTCGTTCAGAAAGCGGCGCTCGCCGGGATTCCGGTACTCGCGGCCGTCAGCGCCCCTTCCAGCCTGGCCGTTGAACTTGCCGCCGCCAGCGGCATGACCTTGGCGGGCTTCAGCAGGGGGTCCACCCTCAACGTTTATGCCGGAGACCACCGTGTCACGGCGCCCGCCCCCGTGCCGAGCTAG
- a CDS encoding MFS transporter yields the protein MSTFKSLHILNYRLWFVGALISNIGTWMQRTAQDWLVFDHLTDHDAGAMGITMALQLGPQLFLAPVAGLVADRFNRRHLLVTTQSAMALLSTGLGLLVVLGAGQLWHVYAFALLLGLVSALDAPVRQTFVSELVRDDYLPNAVALNSASFNVARMIGPAVAGVLTVAVGPGWVFLINTVTFLALLFSLWKIPASSLRVLPRAAPGKGRIREGLRYVRFRPDIVVVLVAVFIVGTLGLNFVLFIAAMVGTEFGLDASAFGLMNSIMAIGSVAGALLSAGRSKPRLRIIFGAAGAFGVTSGLAALAPNYFWFGVALVPVGLFAITMMTSANGYVQTTTDPVMRGRVMALYMAIFMGGTPVGAPLVGWVANVAGPRWSMSVAAASGLLAALIGMVWIVRAKQLRLGFNRRARGLRYFRLVSAGPDHDGEAERSVRKDEGAVREQNPDDAVER from the coding sequence ATGTCCACCTTCAAGTCCCTGCATATCCTCAACTACCGCCTTTGGTTTGTGGGCGCTCTGATTTCCAACATCGGGACCTGGATGCAGCGCACGGCCCAGGACTGGCTGGTCTTTGACCACCTGACAGACCACGACGCCGGGGCCATGGGTATCACCATGGCACTGCAACTGGGGCCGCAACTGTTCCTCGCACCCGTGGCTGGGCTGGTGGCTGACCGCTTTAACCGCCGCCACCTCCTGGTGACGACCCAGTCCGCCATGGCGCTGCTGAGCACGGGCCTGGGGCTCCTGGTGGTCCTGGGCGCCGGCCAGCTGTGGCACGTCTACGCCTTTGCCCTTCTGCTGGGCCTTGTGTCCGCCCTCGATGCTCCTGTCAGGCAGACGTTCGTCTCGGAACTGGTGCGGGACGACTACCTGCCCAATGCGGTGGCACTCAACAGCGCATCCTTTAACGTGGCCAGGATGATTGGACCCGCGGTGGCCGGCGTGCTGACGGTGGCAGTGGGGCCGGGCTGGGTGTTCCTGATCAACACTGTGACGTTCCTGGCACTCCTGTTCAGCCTGTGGAAGATACCCGCTTCCTCCCTGCGAGTCCTTCCGCGGGCGGCTCCCGGCAAGGGACGGATCCGCGAAGGGCTGCGTTATGTGCGGTTCCGCCCGGACATCGTGGTGGTGCTTGTGGCCGTCTTCATCGTGGGCACCCTCGGGCTCAACTTCGTCCTGTTCATCGCGGCCATGGTGGGCACGGAATTCGGGCTGGATGCCAGTGCCTTCGGATTGATGAACTCCATCATGGCCATCGGCTCCGTGGCGGGGGCACTGTTGTCCGCGGGGCGGTCCAAGCCCAGGCTCCGGATCATTTTCGGGGCAGCCGGCGCCTTCGGGGTCACGTCGGGGCTGGCGGCCCTGGCGCCGAACTACTTCTGGTTCGGCGTGGCCCTGGTGCCGGTAGGCCTTTTTGCCATAACCATGATGACCAGCGCCAATGGTTACGTGCAGACCACTACGGACCCTGTGATGCGCGGCCGGGTGATGGCCCTCTACATGGCGATCTTCATGGGCGGCACACCCGTCGGCGCTCCGCTGGTGGGATGGGTGGCCAATGTTGCCGGCCCCCGCTGGTCCATGTCCGTGGCGGCGGCATCCGGGCTGCTGGCCGCGCTGATCGGCATGGTGTGGATTGTCCGGGCCAAGCAGCTGAGGCTCGGATTCAACCGCCGCGCCCGGGGACTGCGCTATTTCCGGCTGGTGTCCGCCGGGCCCGACCACGACGGCGAAGCTGAAAGAAGCGTGCGCAAAGACGAAGGCGCCGTCCGGGAGCAAAACCCGGACGACGCCGTCGAACGCTAA
- a CDS encoding DUF3027 domain-containing protein, whose product MTSQPDQSTPKPASKPRAGVPVWRTGKPDAVLAAAVDFARAAVEGIAPAEQIGQHLGAKSEGDRIVTHLFESRLAGYQGWQWYAVITRNSRSKVITVNELGLLPSEDSVLAPEWVPWAERVRPEDAQDDELDAETVDAVPAVLDAGGVDDADSDEHADANGDVSEAPEEEPGSDREAD is encoded by the coding sequence ATGACTTCCCAACCTGACCAGAGCACCCCCAAACCGGCTTCAAAGCCCCGCGCCGGCGTTCCCGTGTGGCGCACCGGGAAACCGGATGCGGTGCTCGCTGCGGCTGTGGACTTTGCCCGGGCTGCGGTAGAGGGCATCGCCCCGGCCGAGCAGATCGGTCAGCACCTGGGCGCAAAGAGCGAAGGGGACCGTATTGTCACGCATCTCTTCGAGTCCCGGCTCGCCGGGTATCAGGGGTGGCAATGGTACGCCGTGATCACGCGCAATTCCCGGTCCAAGGTCATCACGGTGAACGAACTTGGCCTGCTGCCTTCGGAGGACTCCGTCCTGGCGCCCGAGTGGGTGCCGTGGGCTGAACGGGTGCGCCCGGAGGACGCCCAGGACGATGAACTGGACGCCGAGACCGTGGACGCCGTCCCGGCCGTTTTGGACGCAGGCGGGGTTGACGATGCGGACTCCGACGAGCATGCCGATGCTAACGGCGACGTCAGCGAGGCACCGGAGGAAGAGCCCGGCTCCGACCGCGAGGCCGACTAG
- the serC gene encoding phosphoserine transaminase yields MSDSSITIPANLLPKDGRFGAGPSKIRPEQIEALSAASATLLGTSHRQAPVKNLVGSVRNGLSEFFRAPDGYEVILGVGGSTAFWDVAAFGLVDSKAQHLSFGEFGSKFASATNKAPFLDASSILKAEPGTRPVAQAEAGIDVYAWPQNETSTGVAAPVTRVAGADEGSLVLIDATSAAGGLDVDVSEADVYYFAPQKNFASDGGLWLGLFSPAALERAARIKASGRWIPDFLDLQTAIDNSRLNQTYNTPALATLVTLDAQVQWLNASGGLDFAAARTADSAGRIYSWAETSEYATPFVAKAEDRSNVIATIDFDDSIDAAAIAKVLRSNGIVDTEPYRKLGRNQLRIATFVAIDPDDVSALLSSIDYVVGELRK; encoded by the coding sequence GTGAGCGACAGCAGCATCACTATCCCCGCCAACCTCCTGCCCAAGGACGGACGGTTCGGCGCCGGGCCTTCAAAGATACGCCCCGAGCAGATCGAGGCCCTGTCTGCCGCCTCCGCCACGCTTCTTGGCACCTCGCACCGCCAGGCTCCGGTCAAGAACCTCGTAGGGTCCGTCCGCAACGGCCTGAGCGAGTTCTTCCGCGCGCCGGACGGCTACGAAGTCATCCTCGGAGTGGGCGGCTCCACCGCGTTCTGGGATGTCGCGGCGTTCGGGCTGGTGGACAGCAAGGCCCAGCACCTTTCCTTTGGCGAGTTCGGTTCCAAGTTCGCCTCCGCCACCAACAAGGCTCCGTTCCTGGACGCATCCTCCATCCTCAAGGCCGAGCCTGGTACGCGGCCCGTAGCCCAGGCGGAAGCCGGCATTGACGTTTACGCCTGGCCCCAGAATGAGACGTCCACAGGTGTCGCTGCCCCCGTCACGCGGGTTGCCGGGGCGGATGAAGGATCGCTGGTCCTGATCGATGCCACCTCCGCTGCCGGCGGCTTGGACGTCGATGTGTCGGAGGCTGACGTGTACTACTTCGCACCGCAGAAAAACTTCGCGTCCGACGGCGGCCTGTGGCTGGGCCTCTTCTCCCCCGCCGCCCTGGAGCGCGCTGCACGGATCAAGGCAAGCGGCCGGTGGATCCCCGACTTCCTGGACCTGCAGACTGCCATCGACAACTCCCGGCTCAACCAGACCTACAACACCCCGGCGCTGGCCACCCTGGTCACCCTGGACGCACAGGTGCAGTGGCTGAACGCCAGCGGCGGCCTCGACTTTGCCGCGGCCCGAACCGCCGACTCGGCCGGACGCATCTACTCCTGGGCAGAGACCTCCGAATACGCCACGCCGTTCGTTGCCAAGGCCGAAGACCGTTCAAACGTGATCGCCACGATCGACTTCGACGATTCAATCGACGCTGCGGCCATCGCAAAGGTTCTCCGCTCCAACGGGATTGTGGACACGGAGCCGTACCGCAAGCTGGGACGCAACCAGCTGCGCATCGCCACCTTCGTGGCGATCGACCCGGACGACGTCTCCGCTCTCCTGTCCAGCATCGACTACGTTGTGGGAGAACTGCGCAAGTAA